A part of Saccharomonospora amisosensis genomic DNA contains:
- a CDS encoding acetyl-CoA acetyltransferase yields MTGTELDPSTPVVVGAGQFSERIGEPGYKGLSAVDLAAQAVRAALRDAGADEGALAGAVDTVAGIRQFENSSPVASAPLGRSDNYPRSVANRVGASPARAVLEVSGGQGPQHLITELAATIAAGGSEVALAFGSEAISTVQHLASADDKPDFTEHVDASLEDRGFGLQGLITREQLDHGLADVPAQYALFENARRARLKLSREDYAIAMGELFAPFTKVAATNPHAAAPFEHDARELATPSESNRPIVDPYPRYLVAREKVNQAAAVLVMSVGAAERLGVPRANWVFLHGHADTRERPLFEREDLSRAPAAVLAVEHALRTAGITVADLDSIDLYSCFPIAVFAVCDGLGLATDDPRGLTVTGGLPFFGGPGNNYSMHAIAETVSRLRQRPGGYGLVGANGGMLSKYSVGVYSTTPVNWRADTSAEIQAEIDSWPAPGHAPQADGWATIETYTVKYGRDGKRTAVVVGRLEADGRRFVATNHSEDEELLDRLVTGEPIGTRVYARSFGFGNRVTTTAERMDELFPPRPKVLRERYEFVEVRRDGHVLEITINRPESRNSLHPPANQELDEIFDAYFADDELWVAILTGAGDKAFSAGNDLMYSASGKQLWVPKNGFAGLTSRRQMHKPVIAAVNGFAMGGGLEIALACHLVVADETAQLALSEVRVGLIAGAGGLIRLPRTVPPKVASEMILTGKRISAQQAQHWGLVNRVVEQGTALRAARELAAEILEGSPTSVRASLQVMEQTQGIPDVIDAVTHPTSAMDDLLVSADTIEGITAFAQKRPPVWRNR; encoded by the coding sequence ATGACCGGCACCGAACTCGACCCGAGCACGCCCGTCGTTGTCGGCGCCGGCCAGTTCAGCGAGCGGATCGGCGAGCCGGGCTACAAGGGACTGTCCGCTGTGGACCTTGCCGCGCAGGCGGTGCGGGCGGCGCTGCGCGACGCCGGTGCGGACGAGGGTGCGCTCGCCGGTGCGGTCGACACCGTGGCGGGCATCCGGCAGTTCGAGAACTCCAGCCCGGTCGCGAGCGCACCGCTTGGCCGGTCGGACAACTACCCGCGCTCCGTCGCCAACCGAGTCGGCGCCTCCCCCGCGAGGGCCGTCCTCGAGGTGTCCGGCGGGCAGGGGCCGCAACACCTGATCACCGAACTGGCCGCCACCATCGCGGCGGGCGGCAGTGAGGTCGCGCTGGCGTTCGGGTCCGAGGCGATCTCCACCGTGCAGCACCTGGCAAGCGCCGACGACAAGCCCGACTTCACCGAGCACGTCGATGCAAGCCTGGAAGATCGCGGCTTCGGCCTGCAAGGCCTCATCACCCGCGAGCAACTGGACCACGGCCTGGCCGACGTGCCCGCGCAGTACGCGCTTTTCGAGAACGCCAGGCGGGCGCGGCTGAAGCTGTCGCGGGAGGACTACGCCATCGCGATGGGCGAGTTGTTCGCCCCGTTCACCAAGGTCGCCGCCACGAACCCGCACGCGGCGGCGCCCTTCGAGCACGACGCACGGGAACTGGCCACGCCGTCGGAGTCCAACCGGCCGATCGTGGACCCCTACCCGCGATACCTGGTGGCGCGGGAGAAGGTGAACCAGGCCGCGGCCGTGCTGGTGATGTCGGTGGGGGCCGCGGAGCGACTCGGCGTGCCTCGGGCGAACTGGGTGTTCCTGCATGGGCACGCCGACACGCGCGAGCGCCCGCTGTTCGAGCGAGAGGATCTCAGCAGGGCGCCCGCCGCCGTGCTGGCAGTGGAACACGCGCTGCGGACCGCGGGCATCACCGTCGCCGACCTGGACAGCATCGACCTGTACAGCTGCTTCCCGATCGCGGTGTTCGCCGTCTGCGACGGGCTGGGACTGGCCACCGACGACCCACGCGGCCTGACCGTCACGGGTGGCCTTCCGTTCTTCGGCGGTCCGGGCAACAACTACTCCATGCACGCCATCGCCGAGACCGTGTCGCGGCTGCGGCAGCGGCCGGGCGGCTACGGCCTCGTCGGGGCCAACGGCGGCATGCTCAGCAAGTACTCCGTCGGCGTGTACTCCACGACGCCGGTCAACTGGCGTGCGGACACCAGTGCCGAGATCCAGGCCGAGATCGACTCCTGGCCCGCTCCCGGCCACGCCCCGCAGGCCGACGGTTGGGCCACCATCGAGACCTACACCGTCAAGTACGGCCGTGACGGCAAGCGCACCGCGGTGGTGGTCGGCAGGCTTGAGGCCGACGGGCGTCGCTTCGTCGCCACCAATCACAGCGAGGACGAGGAGCTCCTCGACCGGCTGGTTACGGGCGAGCCGATCGGCACGCGGGTCTACGCGCGTTCCTTCGGGTTCGGCAACCGTGTCACCACCACGGCCGAGCGGATGGACGAGCTGTTCCCGCCGAGGCCCAAGGTACTGCGGGAGCGGTACGAGTTCGTCGAGGTCCGCAGGGACGGGCACGTACTGGAGATCACCATCAACCGGCCGGAGTCCCGCAACAGCCTGCACCCACCGGCCAATCAGGAACTGGACGAGATCTTCGACGCCTACTTCGCCGACGACGAGCTGTGGGTGGCGATCCTCACCGGTGCAGGGGACAAGGCGTTCAGCGCGGGCAACGACCTGATGTACTCCGCCTCCGGCAAGCAGTTGTGGGTGCCCAAGAACGGCTTCGCGGGGCTGACCAGCAGGCGCCAGATGCACAAGCCGGTGATCGCCGCGGTGAACGGCTTCGCCATGGGAGGCGGCCTGGAGATCGCGCTGGCCTGCCATCTCGTCGTCGCCGACGAGACCGCGCAGTTAGCGCTCAGCGAGGTGCGTGTGGGCCTCATCGCGGGCGCCGGTGGTCTGATCAGGCTACCGAGGACCGTGCCGCCCAAGGTGGCGAGCGAGATGATCCTCACCGGCAAGCGGATCAGCGCGCAGCAGGCACAGCACTGGGGACTGGTCAACCGGGTCGTCGAGCAGGGCACCGCGCTGCGGGCGGCGAGAGAGCTCGCCGCGGAGATCCTGGAGGGCTCCCCCACCTCGGTGCGGGCTTCGCTGCAGGTCATGGAACAGACCCAGGGCATACCTGACGTCATCGACGCGGTCACCCACCCGACCAGCGCGATGGACGACCTGCTCGTCAGCGCGGACACCATCGAAGGCATCACCGCGTTCGCGCAGAAGCGACCTCCGGTGTGGCGCAACCGGTGA
- a CDS encoding quaternary amine ABC transporter ATP-binding protein: MIVAAIRTEGLYKIFGRRADEALRRLRDGATSEEVTSLGVTAAVIDVTFEVRPGEIFVVMGLSGSGKSTLIRMLNGLLPATAGHVYVGDDDVAALDDAALRELRRDRMSMVFQHFALLPHRTVLENAAYPLKVRGVSKPDRADKAREALEMVGLKGWEDRLPHQLSGGMRQRVGLARALAAETEIMLMDEAFSALDPLIRREMQDQLLELQHRLGKTIVFITHDLNEAMRLGDRIAMMRAGRIVQIDTAEGILRSPANDYVAQFVQDVDRSRVLTAGAVMERADGGTPDPGQPTVGPGTPLVEVFGAAASSALPVAVVDETQRVVGVVGREALLAAMSEDGSNHAERGEVSRG, from the coding sequence GTGATTGTGGCCGCGATACGGACGGAAGGCCTCTACAAGATCTTCGGTCGGCGCGCCGACGAGGCGCTGCGTCGGCTGCGGGACGGGGCCACGAGCGAGGAGGTGACCTCGCTCGGAGTCACCGCTGCCGTCATCGACGTGACGTTCGAGGTGCGACCGGGCGAGATCTTCGTGGTGATGGGACTGTCGGGATCGGGCAAGTCCACGTTGATCCGGATGCTGAACGGACTGCTACCCGCCACGGCGGGGCATGTCTACGTCGGTGACGACGACGTGGCCGCGCTCGACGACGCCGCACTGCGAGAGTTGCGCCGCGACCGGATGAGCATGGTGTTTCAGCACTTCGCGCTGCTTCCGCATCGGACGGTGCTGGAAAACGCCGCGTACCCGCTGAAGGTGCGCGGGGTGAGCAAACCCGACCGTGCTGACAAGGCGAGGGAAGCGCTGGAGATGGTCGGGTTGAAGGGCTGGGAGGACCGGCTCCCGCACCAGCTCTCCGGTGGTATGCGGCAGCGGGTCGGCCTTGCCCGCGCGCTCGCCGCCGAGACCGAGATCATGCTCATGGACGAGGCGTTCTCCGCGCTGGACCCGCTCATCCGCAGGGAGATGCAGGATCAGTTGCTGGAACTGCAGCATCGCCTCGGCAAGACCATCGTGTTCATCACCCACGACCTGAACGAGGCCATGCGGCTGGGCGACCGGATCGCCATGATGCGCGCAGGCAGGATCGTGCAGATCGACACCGCCGAGGGCATTCTGCGTTCGCCCGCCAACGACTACGTCGCCCAGTTCGTGCAGGACGTCGACCGCAGTCGGGTGCTGACGGCGGGTGCTGTCATGGAGCGCGCCGACGGTGGGACGCCCGACCCCGGCCAGCCAACGGTCGGGCCGGGCACACCGCTGGTGGAGGTGTTCGGAGCGGCCGCGAGCAGCGCCCTGCCGGTGGCCGTGGTGGACGAGACACAGCGCGTGGTGGGGGTCGTCGGGCGCGAGGCACTGCTCGCCGCGATGAGCGAGGACGGCTCCAACCACGCCGAGCGCGGGGAGGTCAGCCGTGGATGA
- a CDS encoding class F sortase — translation MTRRFTARAGATWLGLAMVVTAGTGWLNTGSGPTEPAGFADPSARGSAVSSPWTHGASGAPPEQGSPGKHDPARESVREVRLPERDVRIPVIAVGVAADGTMRVPEDVRVAGWYRFGPKPGDPRGSAVISGHINDRDQGRGVFGVLTEVTEGEPVVVTMADGSAVRYRVTARRLIDKGEADMPRLFERDGAPRLTLITCGGPLDRSTHDYRANIVVTAVPSS, via the coding sequence GTGACAAGACGGTTCACCGCGCGCGCGGGGGCGACGTGGCTCGGCCTCGCCATGGTCGTCACGGCGGGCACCGGATGGTTGAACACCGGGTCCGGCCCGACCGAACCGGCGGGGTTCGCAGACCCCTCCGCCCGTGGGTCCGCGGTGAGTTCACCGTGGACCCACGGGGCCTCCGGCGCACCCCCAGAGCAGGGTTCGCCCGGCAAGCACGACCCGGCCCGGGAGTCCGTCCGGGAGGTGCGGCTGCCTGAACGTGACGTGCGGATACCGGTGATCGCGGTGGGCGTGGCCGCTGACGGCACCATGCGAGTGCCCGAGGATGTGCGAGTCGCCGGTTGGTACCGCTTCGGTCCGAAACCGGGTGATCCTCGGGGCTCGGCGGTGATCAGCGGCCACATCAACGATCGGGACCAGGGCCGCGGTGTCTTCGGGGTGCTGACCGAGGTCACCGAGGGCGAGCCGGTGGTCGTCACCATGGCGGACGGCAGCGCCGTGCGCTATCGAGTGACAGCCCGAAGGCTCATCGACAAGGGCGAGGCTGACATGCCGCGCCTGTTCGAGCGCGACGGTGCCCCTCGACTCACGCTCATCACCTGTGGCGGCCCGCTCGACCGATCGACGCACGACTACCGGGCCAACATCGTGGTGACCGCCGTGCCCAGCTCCTGA
- a CDS encoding DUF4397 domain-containing protein, which translates to MRWKTIAAVLCGASCALALAPAAAAQQTATAYVVHGIPDTPVDVYVDGERAIDDFQPGTVEGPVQLPAGPHEVTLYAANTPDNSGAPLVRAEANVQAGANLSLVAHLTVDGEPTITPFANDVAPVPAGEARLVVRHTAAAPAVDVRAGGQPVITGLTNPNQRALQVPSGTVSADVTLAGTDQVVLGPANLNLSEGTATFVHAIGSASAGNLSLVSFTVSGLHSAPSGVPAGSGTPASGAPWAALGAVGLLVLASGAMAGRLRRSPR; encoded by the coding sequence ATGAGGTGGAAAACCATAGCGGCCGTGTTGTGCGGCGCGAGTTGCGCGCTCGCGTTGGCCCCTGCCGCGGCCGCTCAGCAGACCGCCACGGCTTACGTCGTGCACGGCATTCCGGACACCCCGGTCGACGTCTACGTCGACGGTGAACGCGCCATCGACGACTTCCAGCCGGGCACCGTCGAGGGGCCCGTTCAACTGCCCGCGGGGCCACACGAGGTCACGCTGTATGCCGCGAACACGCCCGACAACTCGGGTGCGCCACTGGTGCGGGCTGAGGCGAACGTGCAGGCGGGTGCCAACCTGAGTCTCGTCGCCCACCTGACCGTCGACGGGGAGCCGACGATCACACCGTTCGCCAACGACGTCGCGCCGGTCCCGGCAGGCGAAGCCCGGCTCGTGGTGCGACACACCGCGGCCGCCCCCGCGGTGGACGTGCGCGCGGGCGGTCAACCGGTGATCACCGGCCTGACCAACCCGAACCAGCGCGCGCTGCAGGTGCCATCGGGCACCGTGTCGGCCGATGTCACTCTCGCGGGCACCGACCAGGTGGTACTCGGCCCCGCGAACCTGAACCTGTCCGAGGGCACGGCCACGTTCGTGCACGCAATCGGATCGGCGTCGGCGGGCAACCTCTCGCTGGTGTCGTTCACCGTCAGCGGGCTGCACAGCGCGCCATCCGGTGTCCCGGCTGGCTCCGGCACGCCAGCCTCGGGTGCACCGTGGGCCGCGCTGGGGGCGGTCGGGCTGCTCGTGCTGGCGAGCGGTGCCATGGCAGGGCGGTTGCGCCGGTCGCCGCGGTGA
- a CDS encoding ABC transporter permease has translation MDEWRIPLGEWVDDFVDWLLDNFRPVLSGIRDFLVWSFEELSSLLTLPPAWAMILILGALAWLARGWKLGIGGALSLLFIMLIDQWDNAMQTLALVIITVVVAAVLAVPIGILAARYRVVSNVLRPVLDLMQTMPPLVYLIPGVVLIGVGPQAGMVATVIFAMPPGIRLTELGIRQVDSEVVEAGHAFGSTPGAILRNIQLPLAMPTIMAGINQVIMLSLSMVVLAGFVGAPGLGQQVLSAISQLDVGLGVEAGLSVVILAIYLDRVTAALGSRSAVARLQKTA, from the coding sequence GTGGATGAGTGGCGCATCCCACTCGGCGAGTGGGTGGACGACTTCGTCGACTGGCTGCTCGACAACTTCCGGCCCGTGCTCAGCGGGATCCGCGATTTCCTGGTGTGGTCGTTCGAGGAGTTGTCCAGCCTGCTGACGCTGCCGCCGGCCTGGGCGATGATCCTCATCCTCGGTGCGCTCGCGTGGCTGGCACGTGGTTGGAAGCTGGGGATCGGCGGAGCGCTGTCGCTGCTGTTCATCATGCTGATCGACCAGTGGGACAACGCGATGCAGACGCTGGCGCTGGTGATCATCACAGTGGTCGTGGCGGCGGTGCTGGCGGTTCCGATCGGCATCCTCGCCGCTCGATATCGCGTCGTGAGCAACGTCTTGCGGCCGGTGCTGGACCTCATGCAGACCATGCCGCCGCTGGTGTACCTCATTCCCGGAGTGGTGCTGATCGGCGTCGGGCCGCAGGCGGGCATGGTGGCGACCGTGATCTTCGCGATGCCGCCGGGTATCCGGCTCACCGAGTTGGGCATCCGGCAGGTCGATTCCGAGGTGGTGGAGGCCGGGCATGCCTTCGGCAGCACGCCGGGTGCCATCCTGCGCAACATCCAGCTTCCGCTGGCCATGCCGACGATCATGGCAGGGATCAACCAGGTCATCATGCTGTCGCTGTCGATGGTGGTGCTTGCCGGGTTCGTCGGCGCACCGGGGCTGGGCCAGCAGGTGCTTTCCGCTATTTCCCAATTGGACGTCGGCCTCGGTGTCGAGGCCGGGCTGTCCGTGGTGATCCTCGCGATCTACCTGGACAGGGTGACCGCGGCTCTCGGGTCGCGGTCGGCGGTCGCGCGTCTGCAGAAGACCGCGTGA
- a CDS encoding flavin-containing monooxygenase, with product MALWRAELTRREAGAGNPPRVCIIGAGVSGFTTAKRLADHGIDYDCFEMSDDIGGNWYYRNPNGRSACYSSLHIDTSKWRMAFEDFAVPADWPDFPHHSQVLRYFHDYVDHFGLRDSITFNTEVKHARRTGDGRWAVRLSGGEERGYDALVVANGHHWKPRLPHYPGTFDGELIHSRSYRHPGEPVDMHGKRIVVVGLGNSGLDIASELSQRFIAQRLWVSARRGVWVLSKYRKGVPADKMSRPPWLPRKVGLAMARRMIKKTLGPMENYGLPAPDHEPLSAHPSVSGEFLTRVGSGDIGVKPAISALEGSRVRFADGSVEDVDVIVCATGYEMSFPFFDDPALLPDERHRLRLFKRMIKPGIPNLFYLGLAQPNPTLVNFAEQQSKLVAALLKGWYVLPPEEEMLATIERDERDHLGHFYDSPRHTIQVDFNRYVADLRKELLRGARRAAA from the coding sequence GTGGCGTTGTGGCGAGCTGAACTGACACGACGGGAAGCGGGTGCGGGGAACCCACCCAGGGTCTGCATCATCGGCGCGGGAGTCTCCGGGTTCACCACCGCCAAGCGGCTGGCCGACCACGGGATCGACTACGACTGCTTCGAGATGTCCGACGACATCGGCGGCAACTGGTACTACCGCAACCCCAACGGGCGCTCCGCCTGCTACAGCAGCCTGCACATCGACACGTCGAAGTGGCGGATGGCGTTCGAGGACTTCGCGGTACCGGCCGACTGGCCCGACTTCCCGCACCACTCGCAGGTTCTGCGGTACTTCCACGACTACGTCGATCACTTCGGCCTGCGCGACAGCATCACCTTCAACACCGAGGTGAAGCACGCGCGCCGGACCGGGGACGGACGCTGGGCCGTGCGGCTCTCCGGCGGCGAGGAGCGCGGCTACGACGCGCTCGTGGTCGCCAACGGGCACCACTGGAAGCCGAGGCTGCCGCACTACCCGGGTACCTTCGACGGCGAACTCATCCACAGCCGCAGCTATCGCCATCCGGGTGAGCCGGTCGACATGCACGGCAAGCGGATCGTCGTGGTGGGGCTGGGCAACTCCGGGCTCGACATCGCCTCCGAGTTGTCCCAGCGGTTCATCGCACAACGGCTGTGGGTCTCGGCCAGGCGAGGGGTCTGGGTGCTGTCGAAGTACCGCAAGGGCGTACCCGCCGACAAGATGTCCAGGCCACCCTGGCTGCCGAGGAAGGTCGGCCTCGCGATGGCGCGGCGCATGATCAAGAAGACGCTGGGGCCGATGGAGAACTACGGCCTGCCCGCGCCCGACCACGAACCCCTTTCGGCGCACCCGTCGGTGAGCGGCGAGTTCCTCACGCGGGTCGGCTCCGGCGACATCGGTGTCAAACCCGCCATCTCGGCGCTGGAGGGCAGCCGGGTGCGGTTCGCCGACGGCAGTGTCGAGGACGTCGACGTGATCGTGTGCGCCACGGGGTACGAGATGAGCTTCCCGTTCTTCGACGACCCGGCGCTGCTGCCCGACGAACGGCACCGGCTGCGGCTGTTCAAGCGGATGATCAAACCAGGAATCCCGAACCTGTTCTACCTCGGCCTCGCACAGCCGAATCCGACCCTGGTCAACTTCGCCGAGCAGCAGAGCAAGCTCGTCGCGGCGCTGCTGAAGGGCTGGTACGTGCTGCCACCGGAGGAGGAGATGCTGGCCACCAT
- a CDS encoding glycine betaine ABC transporter substrate-binding protein, with product MRVSKFGRSARLIAGLAAGALLLAACGGGDGGDGDQQAGQGGEGSLQGQDITIGVFNGWEEGIAASYLWGHILEQEGANVSYETADPGPIYAGVAQGQFDVSFDAWLPATHEDYWKEHGEDLEDLGVWYDNAPLTIAVNEDAPIQSLDELAGAADQFGGKIVGIEPGAGLTKITKEQVIPQYGLENMKLVESSTPAMLAELQGAIDRGENVVVTLWRPHWAYDAFPIRDLKDPKNALGDPEEIHSFARPGFSEDLPQAAEWIGNFKMTDEQLSSLEKIMFFENKGEKNAESVEQWLKDNPDFIDSLKAGKL from the coding sequence ATGCGAGTGAGCAAGTTCGGAAGGTCCGCGCGACTGATCGCCGGGCTCGCCGCCGGTGCGCTGCTGCTGGCCGCCTGCGGTGGCGGTGACGGCGGCGACGGAGACCAGCAGGCGGGCCAGGGCGGCGAAGGTTCGCTGCAGGGCCAGGACATCACCATCGGTGTGTTCAACGGGTGGGAGGAAGGCATCGCCGCTTCCTACCTGTGGGGCCACATCCTGGAGCAGGAAGGGGCCAACGTCAGCTACGAGACCGCCGATCCCGGCCCCATCTACGCGGGCGTGGCGCAGGGCCAGTTCGACGTGTCGTTCGACGCGTGGCTGCCCGCCACCCACGAGGACTACTGGAAGGAACACGGCGAGGACCTGGAGGACCTCGGGGTCTGGTACGACAACGCGCCGCTGACCATCGCGGTGAACGAGGACGCGCCCATCCAGTCGCTGGACGAACTGGCCGGTGCGGCCGACCAGTTCGGCGGCAAGATCGTCGGGATCGAGCCGGGCGCCGGGCTGACGAAGATCACCAAGGAGCAGGTGATCCCGCAGTACGGCCTGGAGAACATGAAACTGGTCGAGTCCTCCACTCCGGCCATGCTGGCCGAGCTGCAGGGCGCCATCGACAGGGGCGAGAACGTGGTGGTCACGCTGTGGCGGCCGCACTGGGCCTACGACGCGTTCCCGATCCGCGACCTGAAGGACCCGAAGAACGCGCTCGGCGACCCCGAGGAGATTCACTCCTTCGCGCGTCCAGGGTTCTCCGAGGACCTGCCGCAGGCCGCCGAGTGGATCGGCAACTTCAAGATGACCGACGAGCAGCTCAGCTCACTCGAGAAGATCATGTTCTTCGAGAACAAGGGTGAGAAGAACGCCGAGTCGGTCGAGCAGTGGCTCAAGGACAACCCCGACTTCATCGACTCGCTGAAGGCGGGCAAGCTCTAA
- a CDS encoding MBL fold metallo-hydrolase encodes MQTLGGFPAPASRRVSSARHNATRSWCRSAANEASAWLRPAGASRRAAATGVWVLHWPVGHVGRGFAGRTGGGGAAAGRALVPWRIAPRVYCLGPSGRAGTNVFFVRSATSWTLVDTGWASDADRIERAAAALLGGDTRPDAILLTHCHPDHSGAAERLARDWDCPVHLPAEEVPIAIGDFAAMVADAGPLDRWVVLPMLRALGRRRREAVLARSRLDCSLRAFRPGTDVPGMPGWECVPTPGHTRGHVSYSRPADGVLITGDAVVTLRVNSPAGLLLSREGISGPPWYTTWDRRLARESVARLADLEPSVLACGHGTPMTGPDTAEALRALAERLGGH; translated from the coding sequence ATGCAGACCCTGGGTGGGTTCCCCGCACCCGCTTCCCGTCGTGTCAGTTCAGCTCGCCACAACGCCACCCGATCATGGTGCCGCTCGGCAGCTAACGAAGCAAGTGCTTGGTTGAGACCAGCAGGGGCGTCGCGTCGCGCTGCCGCCACGGGAGTTTGGGTGTTGCATTGGCCTGTGGGGCACGTGGGACGCGGCTTTGCGGGACGCACAGGCGGCGGTGGGGCGGCCGCTGGTCGGGCACTGGTTCCGTGGCGGATCGCGCCGCGGGTCTACTGCCTCGGTCCGTCCGGCAGGGCTGGGACCAACGTCTTCTTCGTGCGCTCGGCTACATCCTGGACACTCGTCGACACGGGCTGGGCGAGCGACGCCGACCGGATCGAGCGTGCCGCGGCCGCGTTGCTCGGCGGGGACACCCGCCCGGACGCGATCCTGCTCACCCACTGCCACCCCGACCACTCGGGCGCGGCGGAGCGACTGGCCCGCGACTGGGACTGCCCGGTCCACCTGCCTGCCGAGGAGGTGCCGATCGCCATCGGTGACTTCGCCGCGATGGTCGCCGACGCGGGACCACTCGACCGCTGGGTGGTGTTGCCGATGCTGCGTGCGCTCGGCAGGCGGCGGCGCGAGGCCGTGCTCGCCCGCTCGAGGCTGGACTGCTCCCTGCGTGCTTTCCGGCCCGGCACGGACGTGCCCGGCATGCCCGGCTGGGAATGCGTGCCGACGCCGGGTCACACGCGTGGCCACGTGTCGTACTCCCGGCCTGCCGACGGCGTGCTCATCACCGGTGACGCGGTGGTGACCCTGCGGGTCAACTCGCCTGCCGGGCTGCTACTGAGCAGGGAGGGGATCTCCGGGCCGCCGTGGTACACGACCTGGGACCGTCGGCTCGCCCGCGAGTCGGTCGCCAGGCTCGCCGACCTGGAGCCGAGCGTGCTCGCCTGCGGGCACGGCACCCCGATGACCGGACCGGACACCGCGGAGGCGCTTCGCGCTCTGGCCGAGCGTCTCGGCGGCCACTGA
- a CDS encoding carbonic anhydrase: MPASARPATPARALRTLLEGNRRFVTGQPRHPNQDAARRQGVNAQRPFAVVLGCSDSRLAAEIIFDRGLGDLFVVRTVGHLVGTDVLASVEFGVTALRAPLVVVLGHDNCEAIGSAIRAYDTGVMPPGFLRHIVERLSPEIVTAHTAGITESDAIGRRHVHNTTELLLDRSRPLADAVAGHRSAVVGLTYQLDNGRVHVVARHGLGTVPGQELGTAVTTMLAR, encoded by the coding sequence GTGCCCGCATCCGCCCGGCCAGCCACCCCGGCGCGGGCCCTGCGAACCCTGCTCGAAGGCAACCGCCGGTTCGTCACCGGTCAGCCACGGCACCCCAACCAGGACGCTGCCAGGCGGCAGGGCGTGAACGCGCAGCGACCGTTCGCGGTGGTGCTCGGCTGCTCCGACTCCCGGCTGGCAGCGGAGATCATCTTCGACCGGGGGCTCGGTGACCTGTTCGTCGTGCGTACCGTCGGCCACCTGGTCGGCACCGACGTTCTCGCCAGCGTCGAGTTCGGTGTCACGGCGCTGCGCGCACCACTTGTCGTCGTTCTCGGCCACGACAACTGCGAAGCCATCGGTTCCGCGATCAGGGCCTACGACACCGGAGTCATGCCGCCGGGTTTTCTGCGGCACATCGTCGAGCGACTCAGCCCTGAGATCGTCACCGCGCACACGGCCGGCATCACCGAGAGTGACGCCATCGGCAGGCGCCACGTGCACAACACCACCGAACTGCTCCTGGACCGTTCGAGGCCGCTGGCCGACGCGGTCGCCGGGCACCGCAGCGCCGTGGTGGGCCTCACCTACCAACTCGACAACGGGCGTGTGCATGTCGTGGCGCGCCATGGTCTCGGCACGGTCCCGGGTCAGGAGCTGGGCACGGCGGTCACCACGATGTTGGCCCGGTAG